A genomic window from Terrisporobacter glycolicus ATCC 14880 = DSM 1288 includes:
- a CDS encoding ABC transporter permease, translating to MKSKIITIKMIFTLLKGYCFKNIKKFLIMIFAIAVSTTIIFGTTVARKSQSKYTMDEIYRQSPSYQVDFANMSQKDLNTVEGDENVKSCVDKKFYGQIIYNKKGYFLESFNKSYFEKSKHTLVEGRFPQNKNEIIIDDDLFKELKSNKNINSTNLKSQEYDVDFRYIKEYVNSNKEQEILDKSQKFKIVGIYKMTDMMKQASEGDGVYVNNDFEYPKEAISYSGFIDLKSGTSNVQRRIDELSLKLDNGEINMRPNRVITMAKEENQEALSSFNLFDTGTIIASACIIFNVFNIMMKEIIRELGLLRVVGMSKKQSLIILLLKNLLILLVGSMIGFFGGYLLAQGMISHFELTGVSIDTSKAPIYISSKIIGKTLKITISILFVSTIIPIITTLKSYPINMMFGKVKSPFDALDEIFIKLKVYRKIKSFILKIYKKLLKYYKNIKLIISNVGKKVIKIKKTKDSISKTNMKINIAINNSKRNKVYILTTAIIVGMAGVYGVKKSITSYDKTNIGNTLIQNLGDYDIDVRYTGYTGNSRYEKAGIHNDDIEKISSIKGVKDIYTFTSDAGYTNLNTSDLSKYYKENLSIKDECKEFEGRFDVIGLNKEALHDIEKKHEGIIESGSIYDKNSEVLEAVVYNNFFDQEYSGYQQTFNEKYKLGDILKFKVPVEIDGKLQYKTIDIKIVGFLSKEWFAVGTYTHSKVPDVLVDANEYAKITGNPSFKQVKIKADEAKLDSVKAQVKDLFKNREDIKYNDKETITTENGELAWQAVVRDVSNCAMLSITAIINIIFSIVTSITIRKKEFGVMRSIGLSIKDLKGILLIEGFIYGLVCSMVGFLFIFYKGIKWAHLLRMTAKYQNVPYEGTWYILPKVPILIFVLITMVMCLLSVTFTFGKLNKDSIVEQIKED from the coding sequence ATGAAATCAAAGATCATAACTATTAAAATGATATTTACCCTACTAAAAGGGTATTGTTTTAAAAATATAAAGAAATTTTTAATAATGATATTTGCAATAGCTGTTTCAACAACAATAATATTTGGAACTACTGTTGCAAGAAAGAGTCAATCTAAATATACAATGGATGAGATATATAGACAAAGTCCAAGTTATCAAGTTGATTTTGCTAATATGTCGCAAAAGGATTTGAATACTGTTGAAGGTGATGAAAATGTAAAAAGTTGTGTAGATAAGAAATTCTACGGACAAATTATATACAATAAAAAGGGCTATTTTTTAGAAAGCTTTAATAAGTCATATTTCGAAAAATCAAAGCACACTCTTGTTGAGGGAAGATTTCCACAAAACAAGAATGAAATAATAATCGATGATGATTTATTTAAAGAATTGAAGTCTAATAAAAATATTAATTCAACTAACTTAAAGTCACAAGAGTATGATGTGGACTTTAGATATATAAAAGAATATGTAAATAGCAATAAAGAGCAAGAAATACTTGATAAAAGCCAAAAGTTTAAAATAGTAGGAATATACAAAATGACTGATATGATGAAGCAGGCATCAGAGGGGGATGGAGTATATGTTAATAATGACTTTGAATATCCAAAAGAAGCTATTAGTTACAGTGGTTTCATAGATTTAAAATCAGGAACTTCCAATGTTCAAAGAAGAATAGATGAACTTTCACTTAAACTTGATAATGGTGAAATAAATATGAGACCAAATAGAGTTATAACTATGGCAAAGGAAGAAAATCAAGAAGCTTTAAGCAGTTTTAATTTATTTGATACAGGAACTATAATTGCATCTGCGTGTATTATTTTTAATGTATTTAATATAATGATGAAAGAAATTATTAGGGAATTAGGTCTTTTAAGAGTTGTTGGAATGAGTAAGAAGCAATCATTGATTATTTTACTTTTGAAAAATTTACTTATATTATTGGTGGGATCTATGATTGGTTTCTTTGGAGGATATTTACTGGCACAGGGAATGATAAGTCATTTTGAGTTAACTGGAGTTAGCATAGATACATCTAAAGCACCAATTTATATAAGTAGTAAAATAATTGGAAAAACATTAAAGATAACTATTTCCATATTATTTGTATCTACCATAATACCAATAATAACCACATTAAAATCATATCCAATAAATATGATGTTTGGAAAAGTAAAATCACCTTTTGATGCACTAGATGAAATATTTATTAAATTAAAAGTTTACAGAAAGATTAAGTCTTTTATTTTAAAGATTTATAAAAAACTTTTAAAGTATTACAAAAATATTAAGTTAATAATTTCAAATGTAGGTAAGAAGGTAATAAAAATAAAAAAAACTAAAGATTCAATCTCAAAAACAAATATGAAGATAAATATTGCCATAAATAATTCAAAAAGAAATAAGGTTTATATTTTGACCACTGCAATTATTGTAGGTATGGCAGGTGTTTATGGTGTGAAGAAATCTATAACTTCTTATGATAAAACAAATATAGGTAATACCCTAATACAAAATCTAGGAGATTATGATATAGATGTAAGATATACAGGTTATACGGGAAATAGTAGGTATGAAAAAGCAGGGATTCACAATGATGATATTGAAAAAATATCTTCCATAAAAGGAGTAAAGGATATTTATACCTTCACATCAGATGCTGGTTATACAAACTTAAATACAAGTGATTTATCAAAGTATTATAAAGAAAATTTATCAATAAAAGATGAATGTAAAGAGTTTGAAGGTCGATTTGATGTGATTGGGCTAAATAAAGAAGCTTTACATGATATAGAGAAAAAACATGAAGGAATTATTGAAAGTGGAAGTATTTATGATAAGAATAGTGAAGTTTTAGAAGCTGTTGTATATAATAACTTTTTTGACCAGGAATATAGCGGATATCAACAAACTTTCAATGAAAAATATAAGTTGGGAGATATATTAAAGTTTAAGGTTCCTGTAGAAATTGATGGTAAATTACAGTACAAAACTATAGATATAAAGATTGTAGGATTTTTAAGTAAAGAATGGTTTGCTGTGGGAACTTATACTCATTCCAAGGTACCAGATGTATTAGTTGATGCAAATGAGTATGCAAAAATAACAGGAAATCCAAGTTTTAAACAAGTAAAGATAAAGGCTGATGAGGCTAAGTTAGATAGTGTGAAAGCCCAAGTTAAGGATTTATTTAAAAATAGAGAAGACATCAAATACAATGATAAAGAAACTATAACTACAGAGAATGGAGAACTTGCTTGGCAAGCTGTTGTTAGAGATGTATCCAATTGTGCAATGTTATCAATTACTGCAATTATAAATATAATTTTTAGTATTGTAACAAGCATAACTATAAGAAAAAAAGAATTTGGGGTAATGAGATCCATTGGGTTATCAATTAAAGATTTAAAAGGAATTTTATTAATAGAAGGATTTATATATGGATTAGTATGTTCTATGGTAGGTTTCTTATTTATTTTTTATAAAGGTATAAAATGGGCGCATTTACTTAGAATGACGGCTAAATATCAGAACGTACCTTATGAAGGAACATGGTATATACTCCCTAAAGTTCCTATTTTAATATTTGTGCTAATCACCATGGTAATGTGCTTACTTTCAGTAACATTTACCTTTGGTAAACTTAATAAAGATAGTATAGTTGAGCAAATAAAAGAAGATTAG
- a CDS encoding sensor histidine kinase encodes MINKLREKKQLRNRKEHILVYTLIILILLLPKFEVIKIYYCALQGVILALLCKSLFEISKKDSLIYGMVFSLGYIIIENIVSYFLLKALFEFIIAYTPLKYKLAKYLIVNTILIIFIKNFKKIINLDINKKYYMYIGLTIIINGISIFFIIVGGNLILDLYSIIAKDLSNYTSYEVNFGLANFINIIQNIVPIIMIFCNIFLVIVINNLIKSMKSKSELKAINDKLDMQYNYYLNIQESQMKVRKLYHDINNHMACINQIENEDINEYIDSIKKELKDFDNAFDSGNRILDIILSDKQSECMKNNIDFFCDINFEKCDFVEMIDVSAIFANMIDNAIEACKKVENDRYINLRGTIVKSYYVIKCENSKSNEIKMKNNRIISSKKDSFLHGIGLSSIKESLKKYDGDMETIDEKNKFTLKIYIPLRTN; translated from the coding sequence ATGATAAATAAATTAAGAGAGAAAAAACAGTTAAGGAATAGGAAAGAGCATATACTAGTATATACACTTATAATCTTAATATTACTTCTACCTAAGTTTGAAGTCATAAAAATATATTATTGTGCTTTACAAGGTGTAATACTAGCTTTACTATGTAAAAGTTTATTTGAAATTTCTAAAAAAGATTCTTTGATTTACGGTATGGTATTTTCACTTGGATATATTATAATTGAGAATATAGTAAGTTATTTTTTATTAAAAGCATTATTTGAATTCATAATAGCTTATACTCCATTAAAATATAAATTAGCTAAGTACTTAATAGTAAATACTATACTGATAATATTTATTAAAAACTTCAAAAAAATTATAAACTTAGATATAAATAAAAAATACTATATGTATATTGGGTTAACTATAATTATAAATGGTATAAGTATATTTTTTATAATTGTAGGTGGTAATCTTATTTTAGATTTATATAGCATTATTGCAAAGGATTTATCTAATTACACTTCATATGAAGTTAATTTTGGTTTGGCAAATTTTATAAACATAATTCAAAATATAGTACCGATTATTATGATATTTTGTAATATATTTTTGGTAATAGTTATAAATAATTTAATAAAAAGTATGAAATCTAAATCAGAGTTAAAAGCTATCAATGATAAGTTAGATATGCAGTATAATTATTATTTAAACATACAAGAGTCTCAAATGAAAGTAAGAAAATTATATCATGACATTAACAATCATATGGCTTGTATTAATCAGATTGAAAATGAAGATATAAATGAATATATAGATAGTATTAAGAAAGAACTTAAGGATTTTGACAATGCATTTGATAGTGGAAATAGAATACTAGATATAATTTTGAGTGATAAACAATCAGAATGTATGAAAAACAATATAGATTTCTTTTGTGATATAAATTTTGAAAAATGTGATTTTGTAGAAATGATAGATGTATCAGCCATATTTGCAAATATGATAGATAATGCAATAGAAGCTTGTAAAAAAGTTGAAAATGATAGATATATAAATTTAAGAGGAACTATAGTTAAATCTTATTATGTGATAAAGTGTGAAAATAGTAAATCCAACGAAATAAAAATGAAGAATAATAGAATAATTAGTAGCAAGAAAGATTCATTTCTTCATGGAATAGGTCTTTCCAGTATAAAAGAATCTCTTAAAAAATATGATGGAGATATGGAAACTATAGATGAAAAAAATAAATTTACATTAAAAATATATATACCGCTGAGGACTAATTAG
- a CDS encoding LytR/AlgR family response regulator transcription factor encodes MLKIVICEDEFKQQEILKAHINKILREITNNYEILTFTSGEDLLENYPQNIDIFLLDIQMDKLDGMEIAKKIREVDKKEVEIIFTTSLVKYIQEGYEVRAYRYLLKPIKFDDLKKHLTSCIKEINDKKDNYIVVNGKNDVYKINVNHITYIEIQNKDMTIHTIEQDYNTKMSIDKIEKELSRYNFFRCHKSFLVNITYIENIKQYVAILENKDEVPISRHRFKETKAKFLSYIGSVL; translated from the coding sequence ATGTTAAAAATAGTAATATGTGAAGACGAGTTCAAACAACAAGAGATTCTAAAAGCACACATAAATAAAATACTAAGAGAAATAACAAATAACTATGAAATACTAACTTTCACATCAGGAGAAGATCTACTTGAAAACTATCCACAAAATATAGATATATTCTTATTAGACATACAAATGGACAAATTAGATGGCATGGAAATAGCTAAAAAAATTAGAGAAGTAGATAAAAAAGAAGTGGAGATAATATTCACAACATCATTAGTAAAATATATTCAAGAGGGCTATGAGGTAAGAGCATACAGATATTTATTAAAGCCAATAAAGTTTGATGATTTGAAAAAGCATTTAACATCATGTATTAAAGAAATAAATGATAAAAAAGATAATTACATAGTGGTAAATGGAAAAAATGATGTGTATAAAATAAATGTAAATCATATTACATATATAGAAATTCAAAATAAAGATATGACAATACATACTATAGAGCAGGATTATAATACAAAAATGAGTATTGATAAAATAGAAAAAGAGTTAAGTAGATATAATTTTTTCAGATGCCATAAAAGTTTTCTTGTTAATATTACTTATATTGAAAATATAAAACAATATGTGGCTATTCTCGAGAATAAAGATGAAGTACCTATAAGTCGTCATAGATTCAAAGAAACTAAAGCCAAATTTTTAAGTTATATAGGAAGTGTATTATAA
- a CDS encoding ABC transporter permease, translating into MNLYTALTLRYLKENKKRTIVTIVGIILSTALICGIGNIFESLMDYQTRKTIELYGSFHATFDDIKKEDINLIVKSSGISKYGYSNKLGYSKINDKKDNLIDVEVFDKTMFESYNIILKEGKFPTKENEIVFSETFLDLSNKKVGDTINLEIGKRVTADGEDLSEPWISENEKIINTKSKDFKIVGIINKPKSEYGQEIINGITYLDINKMHSKSSLNVSICTNNPEEIYKVAPAISKNLGLKIEDTEEKGGSYNYNNKSGLYYEKLTFNENLLRLQGASAYENKNDSMNKIIILITSLVVICTISTVYNAFSISISERKKQFGILNSIGATKSQTMKLVFLEAFIVSVIGIPIGLLSGTFAIDIVFKVIQNLFGSSSIADMNLRVVYSPYVIIISTIVVLTTIFISATLPAITASKISPIDAIKNSSNLKIGKIKDSKIVRALFKTEGVLAYKNLRRNKKKFRITLFSLIVSVVIFISFSGFMNLFMKANRVQMGEMNYDLYLDKSQNKNDGDILGKLKNVNGIKKISMGNYYEIIVDLSEKNINEKNKDLVTNYYKNSEHKNEDNNEMIYRVEHATIKLPGDMEIRDINLKEGSFNKEDAIKEKGVILINKSYYQDTGKEGEIEMTNYKVGDTVKVSVRSYNEEGIEEKGKDVTLKILGITDDLPTGSSTYSYLGLDFITYDEVGKELGFELLKNSMYIVSDKEEDTRKVVKEISDKYGYNMDDKTGQVKEMEDTLKVMQLFVYGFITVISLVSVTNIVNTISTNINLRKRELSIIKSIGITSGGFNKMVYLESLLYGLLSLIYGVPMGLGLVVLMNVLLGDVIKFGLVLPWSSVLICGIGIFIITFISSYIPMKNINKENIIENIRQESI; encoded by the coding sequence ATGAATTTATATACAGCTCTTACACTTAGATATTTAAAGGAAAATAAAAAAAGAACAATTGTTACAATTGTTGGAATTATATTATCCACTGCATTGATTTGTGGTATAGGTAATATATTTGAAAGTTTAATGGATTATCAAACAAGAAAGACTATTGAGTTATATGGAAGTTTTCATGCAACTTTTGATGATATAAAAAAAGAAGATATAAATTTAATAGTAAAAAGTTCGGGAATATCTAAATACGGATATAGTAATAAGTTAGGCTATTCTAAGATAAATGATAAAAAGGATAATCTAATCGATGTGGAAGTTTTTGATAAAACTATGTTTGAATCATATAACATTATTCTAAAAGAAGGAAAATTTCCTACAAAAGAAAATGAAATAGTATTTAGTGAAACATTTCTAGATTTGAGTAATAAAAAAGTAGGGGATACTATAAATCTTGAAATTGGAAAAAGAGTAACAGCAGATGGAGAAGATTTAAGTGAACCGTGGATATCTGAAAATGAAAAAATCATAAATACCAAAAGTAAAGATTTTAAAATAGTTGGTATAATTAATAAACCAAAATCTGAATATGGGCAAGAAATTATAAATGGAATAACTTATCTAGATATAAATAAAATGCATAGTAAATCCTCTTTGAACGTATCTATATGTACTAATAATCCAGAAGAAATATATAAAGTTGCTCCAGCAATATCAAAGAACTTAGGACTAAAGATAGAAGATACTGAAGAAAAGGGAGGGTCTTATAATTACAATAATAAAAGTGGTCTATACTATGAAAAATTAACATTTAATGAGAATTTATTAAGGCTTCAAGGAGCTAGTGCTTATGAAAATAAAAATGATAGTATGAATAAAATAATAATACTAATTACATCTTTAGTCGTTATATGTACCATATCAACTGTATATAATGCTTTTTCTATATCAATAAGTGAACGTAAAAAGCAATTTGGTATATTAAATTCCATAGGTGCAACTAAATCTCAAACAATGAAATTAGTATTCTTAGAAGCATTTATAGTAAGTGTAATAGGCATTCCAATCGGTCTACTTTCAGGAACTTTTGCAATAGATATAGTGTTTAAAGTAATACAAAATTTATTTGGAAGTTCATCTATAGCAGATATGAATTTAAGAGTAGTTTATAGTCCTTATGTAATTATTATTAGTACAATTGTAGTTTTAACGACTATATTTATCTCTGCTACATTACCAGCTATAACTGCATCAAAGATATCACCTATTGATGCCATAAAAAATAGTAGTAATTTAAAAATAGGAAAAATTAAAGATTCAAAAATAGTACGAGCTTTATTCAAAACAGAAGGAGTACTTGCATATAAAAATCTAAGAAGAAATAAAAAGAAATTTAGAATAACGTTATTTTCGCTTATAGTAAGCGTAGTAATATTTATCTCATTTAGTGGATTTATGAACTTATTTATGAAAGCTAATAGAGTACAGATGGGTGAAATGAATTATGATTTATACTTAGATAAATCTCAAAATAAGAATGATGGTGATATATTAGGTAAACTAAAAAATGTAAATGGAATTAAGAAAATTTCTATGGGTAATTATTATGAAATTATAGTTGATTTAAGTGAAAAAAATATAAATGAAAAAAATAAAGATTTAGTAACGAATTATTATAAAAATTCCGAACATAAGAATGAAGATAATAATGAAATGATTTATAGAGTTGAGCATGCGACCATTAAATTACCAGGAGATATGGAAATTAGGGATATTAATTTAAAAGAAGGTAGTTTTAATAAAGAAGATGCTATAAAAGAAAAAGGTGTAATCCTTATAAATAAAAGTTATTACCAAGATACTGGTAAAGAGGGTGAAATAGAAATGACTAATTATAAGGTTGGGGATACTGTCAAAGTATCTGTAAGATCTTATAATGAAGAAGGAATTGAAGAAAAAGGAAAAGATGTAACACTTAAAATTTTAGGTATAACAGATGATTTACCTACAGGAAGTTCAACGTATAGTTATCTGGGATTAGACTTTATAACATATGATGAAGTTGGAAAAGAATTAGGATTTGAACTTTTAAAAAACTCTATGTATATAGTTAGTGATAAAGAGGAAGATACAAGAAAAGTAGTAAAAGAAATAAGTGATAAATATGGATATAATATGGATGATAAAACGGGACAAGTTAAAGAAATGGAAGATACTTTAAAAGTAATGCAGTTGTTTGTATATGGATTCATAACAGTAATTTCTTTAGTAAGTGTAACTAATATAGTAAACACAATTAGTACTAACATTAATTTAAGAAAAAGAGAACTTTCTATTATTAAATCTATAGGCATAACTTCTGGAGGATTTAATAAGATGGTTTATTTAGAGAGTTTACTATATGGACTCTTATCTTTAATTTATGGAGTGCCTATGGGACTTGGTCTAGTTGTACTTATGAATGTACTTTTAGGAGATGTAATAAAGTTTGGTTTAGTACTTCCTTGGAGCTCGGTTTTAATTTGTGGAATAGGTATATTTATAATAACTTTTATATCATCTTATATTCCTATGAAGAATATAAACAAAGAAAATATAATTGAAAATATTAGACAAGAAAGTATATAG
- a CDS encoding ABC transporter ATP-binding protein, whose amino-acid sequence MEILKIENLSKTYGKNEAKVDALKNINLSINKGEFVAIVGPSGSGKSTLLHLLGGVDKPSEGKVYINDVDIYNLKEKDLSIFRRRNVGLIYQFYNLIPVLSVKENILLPAELDNRKIDKEYLDDLLNTLGLKERETHLPNELSGGQQQRTSIGRALVNRPAIVLADEPTGNLDSKNSKEVIELLKLSVKKYKQTLVMITHDLNIALQADRVITIEDGTIKSDEVI is encoded by the coding sequence ATGGAGATTTTAAAAATTGAAAATTTAAGCAAGACATATGGTAAAAATGAAGCAAAAGTAGATGCTTTAAAAAATATAAACTTATCTATAAATAAAGGTGAGTTTGTCGCAATAGTAGGACCTAGTGGAAGTGGTAAAAGTACTTTACTACATCTATTAGGAGGGGTGGATAAACCAAGTGAAGGGAAAGTTTACATAAATGATGTAGACATATATAACTTAAAAGAAAAAGATTTATCCATATTTAGAAGAAGGAATGTGGGGTTAATATATCAATTTTACAACTTAATACCAGTGCTTTCTGTTAAGGAAAACATATTGTTACCTGCAGAGCTGGATAATAGAAAAATAGACAAAGAATACTTAGATGATTTATTAAATACTTTAGGACTTAAAGAAAGAGAGACTCATCTTCCAAACGAGCTAAGTGGAGGACAACAACAAAGAACTTCCATAGGTAGGGCTTTAGTTAATAGACCTGCCATAGTACTGGCAGATGAGCCTACAGGAAACTTAGACAGTAAAAATTCAAAAGAAGTTATAGAGTTACTTAAATTATCAGTGAAGAAATATAAACAAACACTTGTAATGATAACTCATGATTTAAACATAGCTCTTCAAGCAGATAGAGTTATAACTATAGAAGATGGAACAATAAAAAGTGATGAGGTGATATAA
- a CDS encoding ABC transporter ATP-binding protein has product MKTLKTIDLRKIYGKGDSEVKAIDGINLEIEPHKFTAIIGQSGSGKSSLLHCIAGLDKPTDGKVFMNDLDLYTLNDDKLSKIRREEFGFIFQSFNLIPVINVYENIILPISLSGNKVDKGYIDDLIDKLGLKSQVKKFPNELSGGQQQRVAIARALANKPSVIFADEPTGSLDSKTTKEVIDVLKFCVKEYKQTLVMITHNDEIAKSAECVVTISDGKVVYS; this is encoded by the coding sequence ATGAAAACTTTAAAAACTATAGATTTAAGAAAAATATACGGCAAAGGTGATAGTGAAGTTAAAGCTATTGATGGAATCAATTTGGAAATAGAACCTCATAAATTTACAGCAATAATTGGTCAAAGTGGATCTGGGAAAAGTAGTTTACTACATTGTATTGCAGGTCTTGATAAACCAACTGATGGAAAAGTATTTATGAATGATTTGGATTTATATACTTTAAATGATGACAAACTATCTAAAATAAGAAGAGAAGAGTTTGGATTTATATTTCAAAGCTTTAATTTAATACCAGTTATAAATGTATATGAAAATATAATACTTCCTATTTCCCTTAGTGGTAATAAGGTTGATAAGGGTTATATAGATGATTTGATAGATAAATTAGGGCTAAAATCTCAAGTTAAGAAATTCCCAAATGAACTATCTGGTGGTCAACAGCAAAGAGTTGCTATTGCTAGAGCTCTTGCAAACAAACCGTCTGTTATATTCGCAGATGAACCTACGGGAAGTTTGGATAGTAAGACGACTAAAGAAGTAATTGATGTGTTGAAGTTTTGTGTTAAAGAGTACAAACAGACTCTTGTTATGATAACTCATAATGATGAAATTGCTAAGAGTGCGGAGTGTGTTGTTACTATTAGTGATGGTAAGGTTGTGTATAGTTAG